A stretch of Candidatus Desulfatibia profunda DNA encodes these proteins:
- a CDS encoding serine hydrolase: MKQVDRLMRQAITDEVFPGGVLLVSEADSITFFEAYGYADIFSGRPVTKDTVFDLASLTKPLATTLAVMRLVSQNKLGLDQQLGSILPRFKNSDKARISIKQLLCHNSGLPDYRPYYKTLEKVQADRRREVLRDLLAKEPLINPVGETVLYSDLGFMILNWVIEQVSKNRLDRLVFDEIYQPRAFKTLFFVDLDAKIRQANFAAPEHCPGRNFFLEGAAHDKTPYVVGGIGGHAGLFGTADDVYRLLFVLLSEFHGRSESFFSKELLQIFLRQHNATGRALGFDMPSSTGSSCGRYFSKDTVGHLGFTGTSFWMDLDRRVIVILLTNRVHPTRENTKIKAFRPKLHDTVMKKLLKTTY; this comes from the coding sequence ATGAAACAAGTTGACCGCTTAATGAGGCAGGCCATAACGGATGAGGTTTTCCCTGGAGGTGTCCTCCTAGTCTCTGAGGCCGATTCCATAACCTTTTTCGAAGCCTATGGATATGCCGATATTTTTTCCGGACGCCCAGTGACAAAAGACACTGTTTTCGACTTGGCATCTTTGACCAAACCGCTGGCAACCACGTTGGCGGTCATGCGGCTGGTTTCCCAAAACAAACTGGGACTGGATCAGCAGTTAGGATCGATCCTGCCCCGCTTCAAGAACTCGGACAAAGCCCGAATATCCATAAAGCAGTTGCTTTGTCACAATTCAGGTTTGCCGGATTATCGTCCCTATTACAAAACGTTGGAAAAGGTTCAAGCGGATCGCAGAAGGGAGGTCTTAAGAGACCTTCTGGCCAAAGAACCGCTCATCAACCCCGTAGGCGAAACGGTGCTATACAGCGACCTGGGGTTTATGATCTTGAACTGGGTCATTGAGCAGGTTTCAAAAAACAGGCTGGATCGATTGGTATTCGATGAGATCTATCAGCCCCGGGCCTTTAAAACCCTGTTTTTTGTGGATCTTGATGCAAAAATCCGCCAGGCAAATTTTGCCGCTCCCGAGCACTGCCCAGGGCGGAATTTCTTTTTAGAGGGTGCTGCCCACGATAAAACCCCCTATGTTGTCGGCGGCATTGGGGGCCATGCCGGGTTATTCGGAACCGCCGATGATGTCTACCGCCTTTTGTTTGTATTGCTGTCTGAATTTCACGGACGTTCTGAAAGTTTTTTCAGCAAAGAATTACTGCAAATATTTCTCAGACAACACAACGCTACCGGTCGGGCGCTCGGGTTTGACATGCCGTCATCAACCGGATCGAGTTGCGGCCGCTATTTTTCAAAAGATACTGTCGGACATTTAGGATTCACCGGGACGTCTTTCTGGATGGACCTTGACCGCCGTGTGATTGTAATCCTGCTGACCAACCGCGTCCATCCGACACGTGAAAACACCAAGATAAAAGCCTTCCGGCCGAAACTGCATGATACGGTTATGAAAAAGTTGCTCAAGACAACATATTAG
- a CDS encoding LD-carboxypeptidase, producing the protein MKPGATKLVKPARLKPGDTLGIAAPASLFDRDRFSKGKAVLESMGFRIAVEDDVFLKREYLAGTDAQRADLINRLFADPAIKAIVCARGGFGSMRILSLLDYEAIRKHPKIFVGYSDISALLSVLYARCGLVAFHGPMVTTLADDDKESRDAMLAALTSDIKLELTPTSGRVIKPGRASGPVAGGNLTTLCHLVGTPFAPGFKGRILFLEDKGEAAYRIDRMLSQMKLAGCFDGLAGLMLGSFEKCGKLDRIYRIVAEMFSDVDIPVLAGFDIGHGRTNITIPLGIAATLDADRRKLIYHEPATV; encoded by the coding sequence ATGAAACCTGGAGCAACAAAACTTGTTAAACCTGCGCGGCTGAAGCCGGGTGATACGCTCGGCATTGCGGCGCCGGCCAGTCTTTTTGACCGGGATCGATTTTCAAAGGGCAAGGCCGTGTTGGAATCCATGGGGTTTCGGATAGCTGTTGAGGACGACGTTTTTTTAAAGCGTGAGTATCTGGCCGGGACCGACGCCCAACGGGCGGATTTGATCAACCGGTTATTTGCCGACCCGGCGATCAAGGCCATTGTGTGTGCCAGGGGCGGTTTCGGCTCCATGCGAATTCTTTCTTTGCTCGATTATGAAGCCATCCGGAAGCACCCGAAAATCTTTGTGGGTTACAGTGATATCTCGGCACTGCTGTCTGTGCTCTATGCACGCTGCGGCCTGGTCGCGTTTCACGGCCCCATGGTGACGACGCTGGCTGATGACGATAAAGAGAGCCGGGATGCCATGCTTGCCGCTTTGACCTCGGATATCAAACTGGAGCTAACTCCCACAAGCGGCAGGGTAATTAAGCCGGGACGGGCTTCCGGACCGGTGGCCGGCGGAAATCTCACGACGCTGTGCCACCTTGTCGGAACCCCTTTTGCCCCCGGCTTTAAAGGGCGGATATTGTTTCTGGAAGATAAGGGCGAGGCTGCGTACAGGATCGACCGGATGCTGAGCCAGATGAAGCTTGCCGGATGTTTTGACGGGCTGGCCGGTCTGATGCTGGGTTCCTTTGAAAAATGCGGGAAGCTTGATAGGATTTACCGGATTGTCGCAGAAATGTTCAGTGATGTCGACATTCCGGTGCTTGCCGGTTTTGATATCGGTCACGGCCGGACCAATATCACGATTCCGCTGGGAATCGCTGCAACCCTGGATGCAGATCGCCGGAAGCTGATTTACCATGAACCCGCCACCGTATAA